The Henckelia pumila isolate YLH828 chromosome 2, ASM3356847v2, whole genome shotgun sequence genome includes a window with the following:
- the LOC140879970 gene encoding uncharacterized protein: MVEAEQPLKRQRLLSPRSSHPSPPSAPPPPQPPPPPTPPPISPNEILQRRRNKEEIRNVFECYKRIKFCVDHKDKRETEEAYLCLISAARGGTSVQRLLANFIPRYASYCPTALEAAAKVVINIHNRCFTVIERGEDVDGAAFEIAMACILGLVDICEAAASEASASPVIQGICSIMFINAFTFFISSFEGQDIFQIVDQRILKIHDVAESFFEFKREFLEEDKYVLHKLSKLRALCFLRILSNHPKNSIASCFELLECTESKDSQKGAYFLNQLTIGLNDLHIDCLDKKNDRNNSSVDTSESNGESKHLNDVFSSSNEHLFTNGTSIVLKNCLLGKVLRKDPSYRRWIFSRYRRLCNSASPEIVTYVTSVLEGVFKSFMQQLTSEGSQVDVEEDLSGSSKYVSQYLASGIPSQQGSPSVASGRDCPDKGVGIQLKNRSMIKSGIDLIDSGQSNSEDMSKARNFVVPVELHSHQTFSPRERTPREFRSSSLNGRIHNLQIEKSPIPNLDCSPTSFRSSTGTSNSSFESPKHDFPVPHTSANHVTRWLDGDPDAMDVFPASKQLWLGSLGPDASEMLIRFLFEKFGPIGQIRYFQFEGYALIEYRYIMDAIKAREVMRGRTPWGAPLQIKFLDSGLGTRGAANSISVGSSCHVYVGNVNSKWAKDEVMHELKKVLHKGPLMVSDLSSEGALLMEFDSPKESTIVMAHLRWKRKENGNFTLPPSSLCPANLMVNVEGARPASISVLMDARNNYSANSMIGSPHTQNVFEKPYDSYMTRTSGNRGRHHGASPPVRSDNSALELTSPRTGQETFRPMVQNVHTFQTTWTDSGTLEVGRFSNAKQTWMCGKPETGMSSGQGSMGPMPTHNQGPPITPPQLVQSSTFVRTSYAPPNSMWDTRGLGHHLPPNPISCITPANAHVSLQAPPFLPASVTPLSKMQASPVPPFDQMYARPVVPPPLSSLPPLSNVPPPLPPQSDFRPPLPFASEFRPPLPPQPELRPPLPPTPPPPPPPLPPPPSSPPPLTHPPPPPPSESLNGGGSKLCQQSTWQGILSKSGVYYCTLLAQRVDSDICNYSTDVAEPAEWPIKLDMTKRTDFRHVKSTFSSSPPHRREVCWLLPSSQGDHKGFQDFVSYLKQRDCAGVIKIPAAKSMWARLLFILPCSPDTCSLLCIPPNPSLCLIGLVLPKETNAELV, encoded by the exons ATGGTTGAAGCTGAGCAGCCGCTAAAGAGGCAAAGGTTGCTCTCCCCACGATCGTCTCATCCGTCCCCACCCTCAGCTCCGCCGCCGCCTCAACCACCTCCACCGCCAACGCCGCCGCCTATATCTCCGAACGAGATACTACAGAGGCGCAGAAACAAAGAAGAGATTCGTAATGTTTTTGAGTGCTACAAGCGGATTAAGTTCTGCGTCGATCACAAGGATAAGCGTGAGACGGAAGAAGCCTACCTTTGTCTCATTTCTGCTGCGAGAG GTGGCACAAGTGTACAACGCCTGTTAGCGAATTTCATTCCGCGGTATGCATCATATTGTCCTACTGCTCTTGAAGCTGCGGCAAAGGTTGTCATCAATATCCATAATAGGTGTTTCACTGTAATAGAAAGGGGAGAAGATGTCGATGGAGCTGCTTTCGAGATTGCTATGGCCTGCATTTTAGGTCTAGTTGATATATGTGAAGCTGCTGCCTCAGAAGCTTCAGCTTCTCCAGTTATTCAAGGAATATGTTCTATTATGTTTATCAATGCATTTACTTTCTTTATATCCTCGTTTGAGGGGCAGGACATATTTCAGATTGTAGACCAGAGAATCTTGAAGATTCATGATGTTGCTGAATCTTTTTTTGAGTTCAAGAGGGAGTTTTTGGAGGAAGATAAATATGTGTTGCACAAGCTATCCAAGTTACGTGCACTTTGTTTCTTGAGGATTTTATCCAATCACCCAAAAAATTCAATTGCTTCTTGTTTTGAACTTCTTGAATGTACCGAATCAAAGGATTCGCAGAAAGGTGCTTACTTTTTAAATCAGTTGACTATTGGACTGAATGATTTGCACATTGATTGTTTGGACAAGAAAAACGACAGAAATAATTCATCAGTGGACACCTCAGAATCAAATGGTGAAAGCAAGCATCTTAATGATgttttttcttcttcaaatgAGCATCTTTTTACAAATGGCACCTCAATTGTATTGAAGAACTGCTTGTTGGGAAAG GTTTTACGCAAAGATCCTTCGTATAGACGTTGGATTTTTTCTAGGTACAGGAGGCTATGTAATTCTGCATCTCCTGAAATTGTTACGTATGTTACTTCAGTTTTAGAAGGAGTATTTAAATCTTTTATGCAGCAACTCACATCTGAAGGCAGTCAAGTAGATGTTGAGGAAGATCTATCTGGTTCATCCAAGTATGTTAGTCAGTACTTGGCTTCTGGAATACCTAGCCAACAAGGGTCTCCTTCTGTAGCTTCTGGGAGAGATTGTCCAGATAAAGGTGTAGGCATCCAGTTGAAAAATCGTAGTATGATCAAGTCAGGTATTGATCTTATTGACAGTGGACAATCAAATTCTGAAGATATGTCAAAAGCTAGAAATTTTGTTGTGCCAGTGGAATTGCACAGTCATCAAACGTTCTCCCCTAGAGAGAGAACACCAAGGGAATTCAGAAGTAGTTCACTCAATGGAAGAATCCATAACTTGCAGATAGAGAAGAGCCCGATTCCAAATCTGGACTGCTCGCCAACTTCTTTCAGATCCTCCACAGGAACTTCGAATTCTTCGTTTGAATCTCCCAAGCATGATTTCCCTGTGCCTCATACTTCAGCAAATCACGTGACCCGGTGGTTGGATGGAGACCCAGATGCCATGGATGTATTTCCAGCTTCAAAACAACTCTGGTTGGGATCATTAGGTCCTGATGCATCTGAAATGCTTATAAGGTTTCTGTTTGAGAAGTTCGGTCCTATAGGTCAAATACGGTATTTTCAATTTGAAGGGTATGCTTTGATTGAATACAGATACATTATGGATGCCATAAAGGCTAGGGAAGTAATGCGAGGACGCACACCTTGGGGTGCACCTCTCCAGATAAAATTTCTGGATTCTGGTTTAGGAACTCGAGGAGCTGCAAATAGCATCTCCGTTGGTTCTAGTTGCCATGTTTACGTAGGAAACGTTAATAGCAAATGGGCCAAGGATGAggtgatgcatgaacttaagaAAGTACTTCATAAGGGCCCTCTCATGGTTTCTGATCTTAGTAGTGAAGGTGCGTTATTAATGGAATTTGATTCACCAAAGGAATCTACCATCGTCATGGCTCATCTGCGATGGAAACGCAAGGAAAATGGTAATTTTACCCTTCCTCCTTCCAGTCTATGTCCGGCCAATTTGATGGTGAATGTTGAAGGTGCAAGGCCTGCTTCTATCTCTGTACTTATGGATGCAAGAAACAACTATTCTGCTAATAGTATGATTGGATCACCTCATACTCAGAATGTATTTGAGAAGCCTTACGACAGTTACATGACAAGGACATCAGG GAATCGGGGAAGGCATCATGGAGCTTCTCCCCCTGTCAGATCAGATAACAGTGCTCTGGAGCTTACATCACCAAGAACTGGTCAAGAAACTTTTAGACCAATGGTTCAAAATGTGCATACATTCCAGACAACTTGGACTGATTCAGGAACGCTTGAAGTTGGAAGATTTTCTAATGCCAAACAAACATGGATGTGTGGAAAACCGGAAACTGGGATGTCTTCTGGGCAAGGAAGCATGGGACCGATGCCCACCCATAATCAGGGACCACCAATTACACCACCACAGCTGGTTCAGTCATCTACATTTGTTCGAACTTCATACGCACCACCAAATAGTATGTGGGATACACGTGGGTTGGGTCACCATCTGCCTCCAAATCCGATTTCTTGCATAACGCCTGCCAACGCTCATGTTAGTCTGCAGGCTCCACCATTTTTACCTGCTTCAGTGACTCCACTGTCAAAAATGCAAGCAAGTCCTGTGCCTCCATTTGATCAGATGTATGCTCGTCCTGTTGTGCCTCCTCCATTATCATCTTTGCCTCCTCTTAGTAATGTGCCCCCTCCATTGCCGCCTCAGTCCGATTTCCGGCCTCCATTGCCTTTTGCATCTGAGTTTCGGCCTCCATTGCCGCCTCAGCCTGAACTGCGGCCACCATTACCTCCAACACCTCCGCCTCCACCTCCTCCACTCCCCCCTCCTCCAAGCTCCCCCCCGCCCCTTACCCATCCCCCTCCACCTCCACCATCCGAGTCACTAAATGGTGGAGGTTCTAAATTGTGCCAGCAATCAACTTGGCAGGGGATCTTGAGTAAAAGTGGTGTTTATTACTGTACTTTGCTTGCACAAAGAGTAGATTCTGATATTTGCAACTATTCAACTGATGTTGCTGAGCCTGCTGA ATGGCCTATTAAGTTGGATATGACAAAGAGGACAGATTTTCGCCATGTGAAATCAACATTTTCTAGCTCCCCACCTCACAGA AGAGAGGTTTGCTGGCTGCTTCCTTCTTCTCAAGGAGATCACAAGGGG TTTCAAGATTTCGTATCATACTTGAAGCAGCGAGACTGCGCAGGAGTAATCAAAATCCCAGCTGCTAAATCCATGTGGGCCAGGCTTCTCTTCATTCTTCCATGCTCTCCTGATACATGTTCCTTGCTATGCATTCCTCCTAATCCTTCGCTTTGCTTGATTGGATTGGTTCTTCCTAAAGAAACGAATGCTGAGTTGGTATGA